In Bos indicus isolate NIAB-ARS_2022 breed Sahiwal x Tharparkar chromosome 2, NIAB-ARS_B.indTharparkar_mat_pri_1.0, whole genome shotgun sequence, a single genomic region encodes these proteins:
- the ZSWIM2 gene encoding E3 ubiquitin-protein ligase ZSWIM2, whose translation MLRGGCKASERRKHLIDRLSWQQDQALSSSIYLLREMGPTAFLLREEEPENRDFRVSLGNPHVCNCSTFLKGGELCKHICWVLLKKFRLPRNHESALQLGLVEREINGLLQGIHRVQTPQREMNNENAQTEEDGYIKQKEIGSDDICSICQEVLLEKKLPVTFCRFGCGNSVHIKCMKILANYQDVPLNSSMLKCPLCRKDFGPLNLILEEFKNSNKLVTAAEKERLDKHLGIPCNNCQQFPLEGKCYKCTKCIEYHLCQDCFDSCCHLSHSFMFREKRNQKWRSLGKRSDKTVKYVDIKDEIEEKMPHFQEKQDQIYTPKHVVKSLPLFLITKNSKLLAPGYQCRLCLKAFHRGQHTRQLPCTHKFHRKCIDSWLLYKCNSCPIDGQVIYNPLIWNDRAVNGHVHHSVSNTDVTHLPKQEESELFIPGTGLVLKQNKPGILPILPQRNSEKLNTPQSPNDTYQNITIDNLYSIKLDDSNSRKSIYECKSNQHFPSYLQDLPTGSFGKTSSQTLFPSIDHKNIIHLTERKNPCINKKHHTNQSQKMNKSCKGTNHKSKKILGNKVREDNTRSNTLLPDLSLIVSWGTTKLSLSKRYNCMGKIRPKCSHLSRRPVSHPLNTKSPELSLILEGVHL comes from the exons ATGCTTCGCGGGGGCTGTAAAGCCTCTGAGAGGCGAAAACACTTGATAGACCGCCTCAGCTGGCAACAAGACCAAGCGCTGAGTAGCAGCATCTACCTCCTCCGAGAGATGGGCCCCACCGCCTTTCTGCTGAGAGAGGAGGAACCGGAAAACAGGGATTTCAGA GTTTCTCTGGGAAATCCTCATGTTTGTAATTGTTCCACATTTCTGAAAGGAGGGGAACTTTGTAAGCACATATGCTG GGTCTTGTTGAAAAAATTCAGGCTCCCAAGGAATCATGAAT CTGCTTTGCAGTTAGGTCTTGTGGAAAGAGAAATCAACGGTTTGCTTCAGGGAATACATCGAGTTCAAACTCCCCAACGAGAAATGAACAATGAAAATGCACAGACTGAAGAAGACGGTTACATTAAACAGAAGGAGATTGGTTCAGATGATATCTGCTCTATTTGTCAAGAAGTACTTTTAGAGAAAAAGCTTCCTGTCACCTTTTGCAG GTTTGGCTGTGGCAATAGTGTTCATATAAAATGTATGAAGATCTTAGCTAATTATCAGGATGTGCCATTGAACTCTTCCATGTTGAAATGTCCTCTGTGTAGGAAAGACTTTGGACCATTAAATCTTATTTTAGAGGAATTCAAAAACTCTAACAAACTTGTGACTGCAGCTGAGAAAGAACGATTAGACAAGCATCTTGGAATTCCTTGTAATAACTGTCAACAATTTCCACTTGAGGGGAAGTGTTACAA GTGTACCAAATGTATAGAATATCACTTATGCCAGGATTGTTTTGATAGCTGCTGCCatctttctcattcatttatgtTTCGTGAG AAGAGAAATCAAAAATGGAGATCGCTGGGGAAAAGGTCggataaaactgtaaaatatgtCGATATTAAAGATGAGATAGAGGAAAAGATGCCACATTTTCAAGAAAAGCAAGA CCAAATTTATACACCAAAACATGTGGTAAAGTCACTGCCCCTCTTTCTGATCACAAAGAACAGTAAACTGCTTGCTCCAGGATACCAGTGTCGACTTTGTTTGAAGGCGTTTCATCGTGGCCAACATACGAGACAGCTGCCGTGCACTCACAAG tttcataggAAATGTATTGACAGTTGGTTACTCTACAAGTGCAATTCGTGCCCTATTGATGGACAAGTTATATATAACCCTTTAATTTGGAATGATAGAGCGGTGAATGGACATGTACATCATTCTGTTTCAAACACAGACGTCACTCATCTGCCAAAACAGGAAGAATCAGAACTTTTTATTCCTGGTACTGGATTagtcttaaaacaaaacaaacctggaATTTTACCTATCTTACCTCAACGTAATTCTGAAAAATTGAATACTCCTCAGAGTCCAAATGATACTTATCAGAATATAACAATAGACAATCTATATTCTATCAAACTAGATGATTCAAATTCAAGGAAATCAATCTACGAATGTAAAAGTAACCAACATTTTCCCAGCTATCTCCAAGATTTACCCACTGGATCCTTTGGAAAAACATCATCTCAAACACTTTTTCCTTCTATTGATCACAAGAATATAATACATCTAACTGAAAGGAAAAACCcatgtataaataaaaaacacCACACTAATCAAAGCCAGAAGATGAACAAAAGTTGTAAAGGAACTAACCACAAATCAAAGAAGATTCTTGGTAATAAAGTAAGAGAGGACAACACGAGATCAAATACTTTGCTTCCAGATTTAAGTCTTATTGTCAGTTGGGGTACAACAAAACTTAGTTTGTCTAAAAGGTATAATTGTATGGGGAAGATTAGACCAAAGTGTAGTCATTTATCCAGAAGGCCTGTATCTCACCCTTTAAATACAAAAAGCCCTGAGCTATCTTTAATATTGGAAGGtgttcatttataa